The genome window GCCTTTCAGGCTCAGCGCCGCCCCGCTGCTCAGGCGGCTAACTCCGGCCGTATTGCCCCGCACATAAAAGGTTGTGTTATCCAGGTTGAAGTTAGCGGGCTGGGTGCCGGTGCCATCAGCATTCACACCCCAGCTGCTTTTGTCGTTCAGGTTGCCAGTAGTGGCCGAATAGAAAATATTGGTTTCGGGCGTGATGGTCACGTCGTCCAAGCTTAGCCCGTTGCCGTTGGAAGTCGAGTTGAACACGTACGACCAACGAATCATAATCTCTTCGCCGTTGGCTAAGCCGGCTCCGAAGGGCGAGCTACCGCCCCCAATAAGCTTGGCCCGCGCTACCCGCCGGTTGGTGGCGGAGTTGCCGTCGCTGCTGGCAATAACGGCCGCCGTAGAGGGCGCATTCACCATCAAGTCACCGATTTCCGTCCAGGTGCCGCTTACCAAAGCTGCCTTTTCCGCAGCGCTGGCCGTGGCCGGCAGCTTGCGGTACCACACCCGTACGCGGGCGTCATCCATTTTGCCGGAGTTGTACCACTGCTCCATGGCGTAGGCCACTTCCAGGTTCTTGATTAGCGTACCAGACGAGTTTTGCAGCCGAATGCCGATGTAGCCCACTCCGGTGTCGGTGCTAGTGGCGGCAATACCACCCAGGGCCCGGTCGGGGGAGCTGGTTGCAGCGCCGAAGTGGTACCAACCCGCGCCAGCTGCCGTGCCATCTGGGTTTACCGTCTTGCCCTGGGAACCATTGTCGGGCGGAATGGTCCGGTCGTAGAATATGGCGGTGGGAGTTGCCCGAATGCTGGTCGGAAATTCCTGAGCCCCGTGCTTGTTCAGGGTAAAGCCGGCGTACACGCCCAGTAGCGTTTGGTTGTTGACAAACACGCTGTTTGTGTTGCCGAGCGCATTAAAGTTCTGCACGTAAGGAGCCAGCCCGTTGGAGGTGCCGTCGGTGGTAGGCTTGTCCTTGAACACGTACTGCGCCTGCGCTACGCCCGAGCAGCAGGCCAACAAGGTAAGCAAAGGCAATACTCGGGTAGAGGGTGCTTTCATACAGAGCAGTAAAGGATATGGCTGAAAGACTCATTCTGACAAAATCCTTCTGAATTTTCCCACAATGGTTTTTCAAATGTATATAATCATTCCTATTATAAATTATATCAGTAGCTGAATAAGTATATTTAGAAGTTAAATTATATAATCTACCTACCATTTCTTGATACTTCTTTCATTAATTCAATTTTTTATTGTAGAGCTTGCCTACGGACAACTCACACTGAGTATAGGGTTGGACATAAAAAAAGAGCCTGACGTTTTGGTCAGGCTCTTTCAAAGCGGGAAAACAGGAGTATGCTTGCCTATGCGCTCTTCTTGGGCATGGTCCCGACGATATGGTCCCACAAGGTGGTGCTCACTCCGAAGGCAATTTCATCCTGGCGGTAGTGGTGCTGGGCGTGGTGGTGCCACCAGAACTTGAGAAAGTTTTTCGGGGGCGAATACACGTGGATGGCGTAATGCACAAACAGGTACAGGGCGTAGCCAAATACGAAGCCAGCCAGCACGCCGTAGCCCGCGTTACCGAAAGTGAAGCGGAAAATAAAAAACAGAAGCGAAGCTACGAACACCGTCAGGATGGGCGGCATGGCCAAGCGCGTTTTGTCCTTGGGAAACTCGTGGTGGACGCCGTGCATGGTGTACTGAAACTTAGCCTTACGGGGCGTATTGGTGCTCATGTGGTACACGAAGCGGTGCATTAGATACTCCGCCAGGGTAAAGAGCAGCCATCCGCCCAGAAAAAGACCAAAGGCCGACAACCCGGTAAGCAGGCCCTCGCTGAGGCTGTAGTAGAGGCTCACGCCCGCCACGGCAAAGAAAATAGAGAGCGGACCGGCAATGTGCGTGTGCGTGAGACGCTCCAGAACCGGATTTTCAAACAGACGGGCCGAGCCCTTGTGTTTCGGCTTGATGGCCTCGGGAGTTTTAACCGGCGTTACTGTAGTGCTGGTTTCCAGGGTTTCAGAAGAGGTGTTCATGCCAATACAGGAATGATGAAGGCGCAAAAGTACACAGGGCCGCGCAAATGCCAGGCCAACTACTACCCCCCTTAGGCAGTAGTGAAATAACGCGCTATTAGCTGCTGCACGGCCTCCAAGGAGCAGGTAGGAGCCGCGCAGCAAATTGGGGCGCTGTCGTAAAACCCCTGGCGGGCAGCTAAGGTTTCGCGCAGGCGCGTTTCCAGCCCGGCTGCGTCGGGCAAAGCGGCCAGCAGGGGGCGGCTAGCCGCCACGGCTTGCAGGCGCCGCACCAGTTCCTCTACCGGCACGGCCAGGTAAAGCGTTAGGCCGGTGGTCAGTAGTACCTCCAGGTTATGATGAAAGCAGGGCGTGCCCCCACCCGTAGCCAGCACCAGCCGTGGGTAAGTAGCTACCACGTCGCGGAGGGTATCGGCTTCCCGCTGGCGAAAATACTCCTCGCCTTCCTGGGCGAAGATTTCAGAGACGCTGCGCTGCTCCCGCTGCACTATTTCCTCATCCAAATCCAGGAAGGGGAGGCCATAGGCTACGGCCAAGGCCCGGCCCAGGGTGGTTTTGCCCGCCCCCGGCATCCCTATCAAATGCAGCCGCTTAGCAGTGGCAGGTAGGGCGTAACGAACTGGGCTGGGGCGAGTCATGAGGAAAAGAAACTACTTGATCAGCAAAGCCATGTAGGGTTGCATGCTTGCTCGGACTGTAATAGAAAAAGGCTCAGCACCTATCCTAGCTTCACGCGGGGGTCCAGCAGGGCGTAGAGTACATCAACTACAATGTTAACCACCACGAAAAGCGCGGCAATAAAGATGGTAGCGCCCATGACAATGGGGAAATCCAGGTTTTCTACGGCGCGCAATGTGACGGTACCCAGGCCCTTCCAGTTGAAGATGTACTCGATGAAAAAGGCACCCGCCATGAGCGAAGCCAGCCACCCCGACACGGCCGTAATCACCGGGTTCAGGGCGTTTTTTACAGCGTGGCCCATGACGGTGCGGTAACTAGAGAGGCCCTTGGCCCGCGCCGTGCGGATATAGTCCTGGCTCATGACCTCCAGCATGGAGGAGCGGGTTAGCTGCACGATAACGGCCAAGGGGCGGATGCCCAGGGCAAAAGCTGGGAGCAGCAAGTTCTTCAGAGTCAGGTGGCGGCCAGAAAAGGCGTCGGTTTCGTAGAGCTGGCCCGTGAGGTTCAGCCCCGTCCAGTTGCTCCAGTAAAACCCGAACGTCATGGCAATAAGAATGGCCGCCACGAAGGATGGCACCGAAATGCCCAGCACCGAGGTGGAAAGCAGGGTCCGGTCGAGCCAGGAGTGGGGTTTTAGGGCCGCCACAATGCCCAGCACAATGCCCAGCACCGCCGCCAGCAACATGGCCGCCACGGCCAGCCAGAGCGTGCCGGTGAAGTGGTCAAGCAGAATGCTGAGCACCTCCTTGTTGCTTTGAAAGGAGCGGCGCAGGTAAGGCGTTTTCAGCACCAACGCCTTTTCACTTCCGAGGGGCAGCAACTGCACGCCGCCGTACTTGGCCACCCCCGCCGAGTCGCGCGGGTGCACGCCCAGCGGCGACACGTCATTCAGGTAGCCAGCCAATTGGGCGGGTAGGGGCTGGTCCAGGCCCAAGTCGGCGGCAATGGCGGCGCGGGTTGCGGCGTCGCTACGCTGCCCGGCCAGCAGGGCTACCGGGTCGCCGGGCAGCACCTGAAACAGGAAAAACACCGTCAGCGCTACCCCAACTAGCACCAGTACGCCCTGCCACAATCGGCTTAAAATGAAACCTAGCATCTTCTTCAGTTGCTAGTTGCCAATTGCCAGTTTTCAGTGAGCAACAGAATAATCTGGTGACTGATAACCGGCAGCTGGCAACTGATTTACAGCAGTTCCTCTAGCTTGCTGGCTTCGGGAATATCGTGGTAATGAAACTTGCCCTTCACTACCCCATCCTGCAGCAGAATAAAGCCGGGGTTGGAGCGAATCATGGACTTGAGCACGGTGGCGTCGGCGAAGTAGTAGGTGCCGGCCAGGTTCACGTCGTGGCGAAAGGCGTCAAACTCCTGCGGGCTGCTGCTGGTAATGATGAGGGGCCGAATCTGCTTGCGCGACTTGGCCGCATCCTCCATCAGCTTGCTGATGTCCTTGAACCGGTCTCGGTCGGCCGTATTGGCGCTTTGCACAATCAGCAGCAGCTTGTTGCCGGTCAGCACGTCCTGGGTGTGGTCCTTGCCCTCGGCATCGAAGATGGAGAAGTCGGTGATGACGGGTTTGGACGTGAGCGGGTTGAGCACTTCCATGCTCTTGTATTTCCAGGTTGAGTCGGTGGGGTATTCCGTGAAGGTTTTAGTTTCGCCGTTGCGCTCCATCACGTACTGGTACTTGGCCTGCTCCTGGGGCTTCATGAGCTTGCCTATGTCGTTACCCACCTTGTAGGGTAGGAAGTCGAAGTAGGGCAAGTGGCCCAGGGCCCGCACCCCAATGCCAATGGCCACGGCCGAGGCCAGGGTGATGTACATCACGCCCAGCGTGCCTTTGGCAAATACCCGGCGCAAGTAGCGCTGGTTGAAGAACACCACGGCCCAGAGCACGAGCAGGAACAGGTCCTTGAAGAAGGAAGTCCAGGGCGTGAGCTTGATGAAGTCGCCGAAGCAGCCGCAGTCGGTTACCTTATTAAAGGCCGCCGAGTAGAACGTCAGGAACCCGAAGAACACCAGCAGGGCCAGCAGCACCCACAGGGTTTGGCGCAGCATCCAGCGCAGCAGCACAGCCACGCCCAGCACCACTTCCAGGGAGCTGAGCACAATGCTCAGGGTGCGGGAATGCGGAATAAAGATTTCGAAGAAAGAGCCGAAGTCCTTGGAGAATACCTCAAAGTACTCCTCCAGCTTGAGGGCAGTGCCCACGGGGTCGTTCAGCTTTACGAGGCCCGAGAAGATAAACACAACGCCCAGCAGCAGCCAGCAAATACGGGTAACTTGTTTCATGTGGGGTCTTGGAAACTTAGGGTCTTGGGGTCTTAGATGTAGCCAGGTTAGCAACCAGCCAAGGGCACATACTGCTGGCAAGCCTGCGCTGTTCCGTTTTTCCTCGCAGAGTTATGACAGTAGGGCCCGCTTCTCTGAACAAAGTAACAGAACGAGAACCAAGACCCTAAGACCCCGAGTCCCCAAGTCCCATTTTAATCAACACAAACACGGCGTAGTTCAGCATGTCGCGGTAGTTGGCTTCTACGCCTTCCGAAACGCGGGTGAGGCCGCCCAAATCTTCGATTTGCTTGGTGCGGTGCAGCTTCATCAGAATGATGTCCGTGATGCTTTCAATGCGCATCTGCCGCCAGGCCTCGCCGTAATCGTGGTTTTTGGCGAACAGCAGCCGGCGGTTTTCGGCTACCTGCGCGTCGTAGGCGGCGGCTACGGCGGTGGGCTCCAGCTCTAGGGGCGCCTCAGGGGGTAGGCCCAGCTGCATGAGAGCAATAATGCAGTAGTTGATGATGGCCACGAATTCTTCTTCTACTCCATCGGCCACCAGCTGCACGCCCTTTTCCTGAATGCTGCGGATGCGCTGGGCTTTAATGTAAATCTGGTCCGTAACGGAGGGTAGGCGCAGGATGCGCCAGGCCGTGCCGTAGTCGTGGGT of Hymenobacter sublimis contains these proteins:
- a CDS encoding DUF1599 domain-containing protein, with the translated sequence MENQTQHEYDQVIARCRQLFLAKTHDYGTAWRILRLPSVTDQIYIKAQRIRSIQEKGVQLVADGVEEEFVAIINYCIIALMQLGLPPEAPLELEPTAVAAAYDAQVAENRRLLFAKNHDYGEAWRQMRIESITDIILMKLHRTKQIEDLGGLTRVSEGVEANYRDMLNYAVFVLIKMGLGDSGS
- a CDS encoding shikimate kinase; translation: MTRPSPVRYALPATAKRLHLIGMPGAGKTTLGRALAVAYGLPFLDLDEEIVQREQRSVSEIFAQEGEEYFRQREADTLRDVVATYPRLVLATGGGTPCFHHNLEVLLTTGLTLYLAVPVEELVRRLQAVAASRPLLAALPDAAGLETRLRETLAARQGFYDSAPICCAAPTCSLEAVQQLIARYFTTA
- a CDS encoding sterol desaturase family protein produces the protein MNTSSETLETSTTVTPVKTPEAIKPKHKGSARLFENPVLERLTHTHIAGPLSIFFAVAGVSLYYSLSEGLLTGLSAFGLFLGGWLLFTLAEYLMHRFVYHMSTNTPRKAKFQYTMHGVHHEFPKDKTRLAMPPILTVFVASLLFFIFRFTFGNAGYGVLAGFVFGYALYLFVHYAIHVYSPPKNFLKFWWHHHAQHHYRQDEIAFGVSTTLWDHIVGTMPKKSA
- a CDS encoding BT_3928 family protein, which encodes MKQVTRICWLLLGVVFIFSGLVKLNDPVGTALKLEEYFEVFSKDFGSFFEIFIPHSRTLSIVLSSLEVVLGVAVLLRWMLRQTLWVLLALLVFFGFLTFYSAAFNKVTDCGCFGDFIKLTPWTSFFKDLFLLVLWAVVFFNQRYLRRVFAKGTLGVMYITLASAVAIGIGVRALGHLPYFDFLPYKVGNDIGKLMKPQEQAKYQYVMERNGETKTFTEYPTDSTWKYKSMEVLNPLTSKPVITDFSIFDAEGKDHTQDVLTGNKLLLIVQSANTADRDRFKDISKLMEDAAKSRKQIRPLIITSSSPQEFDAFRHDVNLAGTYYFADATVLKSMIRSNPGFILLQDGVVKGKFHYHDIPEASKLEELL
- a CDS encoding ABC transporter permease, which gives rise to MLGFILSRLWQGVLVLVGVALTVFFLFQVLPGDPVALLAGQRSDAATRAAIAADLGLDQPLPAQLAGYLNDVSPLGVHPRDSAGVAKYGGVQLLPLGSEKALVLKTPYLRRSFQSNKEVLSILLDHFTGTLWLAVAAMLLAAVLGIVLGIVAALKPHSWLDRTLLSTSVLGISVPSFVAAILIAMTFGFYWSNWTGLNLTGQLYETDAFSGRHLTLKNLLLPAFALGIRPLAVIVQLTRSSMLEVMSQDYIRTARAKGLSSYRTVMGHAVKNALNPVITAVSGWLASLMAGAFFIEYIFNWKGLGTVTLRAVENLDFPIVMGATIFIAALFVVVNIVVDVLYALLDPRVKLG